One window of the Lasioglossum baleicum chromosome 8, iyLasBale1, whole genome shotgun sequence genome contains the following:
- the LOC143211456 gene encoding uncharacterized protein LOC143211456 isoform X1 → MQSSKITKDSTICELHFNIEDIIKEDAFVQNDGTIIYVGRKRAILKRGAVSSIFPPIAVPYCRQIEDSYNNESTLHRTPSTSYAINSTTQTEGRCVVLEEERTKFSKEDLSIARNIKVPKEQWLTNITDSYLMWTCWTEDLSRILRRVVLAANLKAQVFIGDNEISFETKIIKNIEEIKQILMTVNNFFPCEKVNDEDRLLYQIIFYVLQK, encoded by the exons ATGCAAAGTAGTAAAATAACCAAGGACAGCACAATTTGTGAATTGCACTTCAACATAGAAGATATTATTAAAGAAGATGCATTTGTTCAAAATGATGGAACAATCATCTACGTAGGAAGGAAAAGAGCAATTTTAAAAAGGGGAGCTGTCTCTTCGATTTTCCCACCGATTGCTGTACCATATTGTAGGCAAATAGAAGATAGCTACAACAATGAATCGACGCTACACCGAACTCCATCTACGTCGTATGCGATAAACAGCACAACTCAAACAGAAGGCAGATGTGTTGTGCTAGAAGAGGAAAGAACCAAATTTTCAAAGGAAGATTTAAGTATAGCAAGAAATATCAAGGTTCCTAAAGAACAGTGGTTAACAAACATTACTGATAGCTATTTGATGTGGACATGCTGGACTGAAGACTTATCACGTATTCTAAGACGCGTTGTTCTTGCAGCAAATTTGAAAGCACAG gtatttataGGAGACAACGAGAtttcttttgaaacgaagataattaaaaatatagaagaaatcaaacaaattttgatgacagtgaacaatttttttcctTGCGAAAAAGTTAATGATGAAGACAGATTATTGtatcaaattatattttatgtttTACAGAAGTaa
- the LOC143211448 gene encoding uncharacterized protein LOC143211448 has product MSNFINRYKSQPFGFANQDVGRSIRAEKHASRRKTVRGKTFNENRNILDSSLKEALTEKPKIPTAAETRMARLLRWKVDRDRRKKLEQAKKKRPFIVGKVHHKIYSPISKDEHATSIVASKTVCKSNKCVPPAPPKRITRATEKRLMLKAQLNKINNVPMKIDNSVKNKQPKLSKRQEESFAPEGYEFKPPKNLKRVPLFGRETNSINDSFNYTLTPFTRVSRVSRKSSVTNLPAQPINTILNTSYTIEKKQDDDNDCNTDEDSTESLVLRLSPNDQKLLNSSSRHSSRSRKNNDDSSNNVNKKDEESNKKLNDSQKEEEKEKQMKSSFNLNCTTNDSIPTKESVTKNVNISVEEEERTAQYFELLLNKEIERQSQLCEKWVKIKEEPGVTEDAHYQINQAIGQTNLLMNKKFVKFRNLVSDCTTGQGEMLVTCNDLQGFWDMMYIEVDDCNLRFQKLEQLRSRGWEEEQVIAIKKPRARKKEAATRKAVRTKSNGLGAFLAKRKQNMVEGTQNNNETKNPGIVNNEILSSKYENNENSPNCKFRVLRKLQLSDTKKLESPLTMIKISRMCKTPEVRLDDTIPYINLRQTPSRGILKQLKHSCTKLAHKVNFNDNVVSTNKDEIKNSAAVLTERDDLDFDCVGQETNAGRKLTFSDNSFEEPTNVFDDGRNSDSKKYANTNMCAQKTVPTTNIVSATPLQKSMLDCKSSTPSPSRKLTRQDAFDKDDESPPLNIVVSTPFKEVVDNTDSNESKQKLQKHVSVNKEQKTAEQHSDNIRILRNRSIIPGNTPTQKKRYSRKLSMNVQELEYKENKTPTKAKSKSLNKDNTLVQSEVDLHEAIRGMSLEEEHGRRRSSRRSVKFSEKECSGCVDKQTFSMTPHVRRSRAQSTEKKRSMATKESTDTTEKLPERVRRSRSRKA; this is encoded by the exons AtgtcaaattttataaataGATACAAAAGCCAACCGTTTGGCTTTGCAAATCAAGATGTGGGTCGTTCTATTCGCGCGGAGAAACATGCAAGCCGACGCAAAACCGTAAGAGGTAAAACTTTTAACGAAAACAGAAATATATTGGACAGTTCGTTGAAAGAAGCACTGACTGAAA AACCGAAGATACCTACAGCAGCTGAAACTCGTATGGCAAGACTATTGAGGTGGAAGGTAGATCGCGACAGACGTAAAAAGCTAGAACAAGCTAAAAAGAAACGTCCTTTCATTGTTGGAAAAGTTCATCATAAAATATACTCACCGATCTCGAAGGATGAACATGCTACTTCGATCGTTGCAAGCAAGACAGTATGTAAATCGAACAAATGTGTACCTCCGGCCCCACCAAAAAGAATAACAAGAGCTACAGAGAAAAGATTAATGCTTAAAGctcagttaaacaaaataaataacgttccaatgaaaatagataattctgtgaaaaacaagCAGCCCAAACTTTCAAAGAGACAGGAAGAGTCCTTTGCTCCGGAAGGTTACGAATTTAAACCACCGAAAAACTTAAAAAGAGTGCCTTTATTTGGTCGGGAGACTAATAGCATAAACGATAGCTTCAACTACACTTTGACACCATTTACAAGAGTTTCAAGGGTCAGTAGAAAAAGTAGTGTTACAAATCTTCCTGCACAACCAATAAACACCATATTAAACACATCGTATACTATTGAAAAAAAGCAAGATGATGATAATGATTGCAATACAGATGAAGATTCCACTGAATCACTTGTATTAAGACTGTCGCCCAATGATCAGAAATTGCTCAATTCATCTAGTAGACATAGTAGTAGAAGTAGAAAGAATAATGATGACAGTAGTAACAATGTTAACAAGAAAGATGAAGAGAGTAAtaaaaaacttaatgactcccaaaaagaagaagaaaaggagaAACAGATGAAGAGCAGTTTCAATCTTAATTGTACAACAAATGATTCTATTCCAACAAAGGAGTCTGTTACGAAAAATGTCAATATTTCAGTTGAAGAGGAGGAACGTACGGCGCAATACTTTGAGTTGCTTTTAAATAAGGAAATAGAAAGGCAAAGCCAATTGTGTGAGAAGTGGGTGAAGATAAAAGAAGAACCGGGAGTTACAGAAGACGCGCATTATCAAATTAATCAAGCTATTGGACAAACAAACTTATTAATGAATAAGAAATTTGTAAAGTTTCGTAATTTAGTTTCTGATTGCACAACGGGGCAAGGAGAAATGTTGGTCACGTGCAATGATTTACAAGGTTTCTGGGACATGATGTACATAGAAGTAGACGATTGTAACTTACGATTTCAAAAGTTAGAACAACTTCGTTCACGAGGATGGGAAGAGGAGCAAGTAATCGCTATTAAGAAACCTCGCGCTAGAAAGAAAGAAGCTGCGACGAGAAAAGCTGTACGTACAAAATCAAACGGCCTTGGAGCATTTCTAGCAAAGAGAAAACAGAATATGGTCGAAGGAACACAAAATAATAATGAGACGAAAAACCCTGGAATTGTCAATAATGAAATTTTAAGTAGTAAATatgaaaacaatgaaaatagtcCAAATTGTAAATTTCGCGTGTTGCGAAAACTGCAACTTTCTGATACAAAGAAGCTCGAAAGTCCTTTGACTATGATCAAAATAAGTCGAATGTGCAAAACACCTGAAGTTCGATTAGACGACACCATACCCTATATTAATCTCCGTCAAACACCATCGAGAGGTATATTAAAACAGTTAAAGCATTCTTGTACGAAATTAGCACACAAGGTTAATTTTAATGACAATGTAGTATCAACAAAcaaagatgaaataaaaaattcagcTGCTGTACTTACTGAAAGAGATGATCTTGACTTCGACTGTGTTGGTCAGGAAACTAATGCAGGAAGAAAGTTAACTTTCAGCGATAACAGCTTCGAAGAGCCTACAAATGTTTTTGACGATGGCAGAAATTCGGATTCAAAGAAGTATGCAAATACAAATATGTGTGCACAAAAGACTGTACCAACCACAAACATCGTATCTGCAACACCATTACAAAAATCAATGTTGGATTGTAAATCGAGTACACCATCGCCAAGCAGAAAATTGACAAGACAGGATGCTTTTGACAAAGACGATGAAAGTCCACCATTGAATATCGTAGTTTCTACACCGTTCAAGGAAGTTGTAGATAATACAGATTCGAATGAATCCAAACAGAAATTGCAGAAACACGTGTCTGTAAACAAAGAACAGAAAACAGCTGAACAACACAGCGACAATATAAGAATATTAAGAAATAGAAGTATTATTCCAGGAAATACACCGACACAGAAAAAAAGATACTCTAGAAAACTGTCAATGAATGTGCAGGAATTAgaatacaaagaaaataaaactcCTACGAAAGCTAAAAGTAAAAGTTTGAATAAAGATAATACACTTGTTCAATCAGAAGTAGATTTACATGAGGCTATTCGTGGCATGAGTTTAGAAGAGGAGCATGGAAGAAGACGATCTAGCCGAAGAAGCGTCAAATTTTCTG AGAAAGAATGCAGTGGCTGTGTAGATAAGCAAACATTTTCTATGACCCCTCATGTTAGACGGAGTAGAGCGCAGTCCACTGAAAAGAAGAGAAGCATGGCAACTAAAGAATCAACTGACACAACAGAAAAAC TTCCTGAACGGGTCCGCAGGTCTAGGAGCAGAAAAGCATAA
- the LOC143211456 gene encoding uncharacterized protein LOC143211456 isoform X2 yields MQSSKITKDSTICELHFNIEDIIKEDAFVQNDGTIIYVGRKRAILKRGAVSSIFPPIAVPYCRQIEDSYNNESTLHRTPSTSYAINSTTQTEGRCVVLEEERTKFSKEDLSIARNIKVPKEQWLTNITDSYLMWTCWTEDLSRILRRVVLAANLKAQNYKVSRFYN; encoded by the exons ATGCAAAGTAGTAAAATAACCAAGGACAGCACAATTTGTGAATTGCACTTCAACATAGAAGATATTATTAAAGAAGATGCATTTGTTCAAAATGATGGAACAATCATCTACGTAGGAAGGAAAAGAGCAATTTTAAAAAGGGGAGCTGTCTCTTCGATTTTCCCACCGATTGCTGTACCATATTGTAGGCAAATAGAAGATAGCTACAACAATGAATCGACGCTACACCGAACTCCATCTACGTCGTATGCGATAAACAGCACAACTCAAACAGAAGGCAGATGTGTTGTGCTAGAAGAGGAAAGAACCAAATTTTCAAAGGAAGATTTAAGTATAGCAAGAAATATCAAGGTTCCTAAAGAACAGTGGTTAACAAACATTACTGATAGCTATTTGATGTGGACATGCTGGACTGAAGACTTATCACGTATTCTAAGACGCGTTGTTCTTGCAGCAAATTTGAAAGCACAG AATTACAAAGTGTCACGGTTTTACAATTAA